The DNA window aAGTCatttaaagtatatattttaattttaaaattagaaaataaaaatgcaaagaatgatttatttatttattatttattatttattttgttagctTCATTTTTGAAGGCGCTCTAATTTGCAGAAGTGCGAGGGCGGGAAAAcgaaaacgaagaagaagaagaagaagaagaagaacaggtTCGAAGAAGAAACTCAATCCTCCCGCTCTCTGGAAACTGGACTGAAAGAGAACTAGAAATGGAGAGGATTCATGTAACCGTCCGAGCCAGGCCGCTCTCGGCGGCGGACGCCAAAACGAGCCCTTGGAGAATTTCTGGAAACTCCATTTTCATTCCCAATCACCCTAACAAGTTCGATTTTGGTATGTTTCTGCTCAGTTATCTTACTTACATTTCTGTTTTTCTCGCAAATTTTGCTCTCCTaggtgttttttttgtttacttacCTTGGCTGTCgattttgctttctttctaCTTTGCAGATCGAGTTTTCGGCGAAGATTGTAGCACTTTCGAAGTTTATCAAGCTCGTACTAAGGAAATTGTTGCCTCCGCAGTTCGTGGGTTCAATGGTATCTTCTATGGAATTAGTTGatggtttggtttgttttatgtGCTTGTACTATTTGGCTGACTACTCTAATATCACTCCTTTGTGTTGTTGTCTccgtttttattttccttcttctcttgCATAATTCAGGGACGGTCTTTGCTTATGGGCAAACTAATAGTGGTAAAACTCATACAATGCGAGGCTCACCAACTGAACCTGGGATCATTCCACTTGCTGtgaataatttgtttgatgTTATACATCAggtatttcttcaatttagTCATTGTCATCGTAGGCCACGGCCAGGCTACACGAAGAGCGTCCTCCACTTACTGTTCTTACTTCTGTGTTGGTGCTTGCATTTAAAAATGTACTAGGAAACACTGACTTGTGGAGCTTGTTTAATattcaaatggaaaaaaaaaaaaaaaaaaaaaaaaaaaatggttttccACAATTGGACTGTTAAAACGAAAATTCAAATTGTATACTGTTGTAGctgggagaaagaaaaacaatgaagGTCAATATAATGAAGCATCGATCTTGAGTTTGACCCAACTCCTGCTCATCTAATTTATTGAACTATGAGATATGTCTAAGTGAAATCTTCTTGTTCAAAGGATGCGGATAGGGAGTTTCTTCTGCGAATGTCCTACATGGAAATCTACAACGAGGAAATTAACGATTTATTGGTTCCTGAGCATCGAAAACTGCAGATTCACGAAAGTTTAGAGGTGGtgcttaattttaaacttgGTGCAACTTATTGTTCCATGTCCAAACTTCTGTTTACTTTTGTTGATGTTAATTATTTCCTCCAAATTTGCAGCGGGGAATCTATGTTGCTGGTTTGCGAGAAGAGATTGTTGCTTCTTCTGACCAAGTTCTCGATCTTATGGAATTTGGAgaatgtaatttaattttcgaAATGATAAAGTCTATTGCTTCCTCCTTTCTTAAAGATCTCAATAAAATTCTACTTCGtttccaaatttcttttatattgaAGAGTTCAATAGAAAGCATATTTGTTATCCATTACTGTTTAATTACTGGTTCTATGAACTATTTACCCCTTGAAATCGATGCCTCTGGTTTTTTAGGCTTTTGTCTGTCTATTCTTATATATCTTAGTGATTTCATGCTAATTTTAATATCTCGTTCATACATTCAGCTCATCGTCATATTGGAGAGACAAATATGAATTTGTACAGTAGTAGATCCCACACTATTTTCCGCATGGTAAACTCAATATTCTTCAAATTCCGCGAGTCATATTGccattatattctttttccctctctaactTACCTAATAATCAAATAGATAATTGAAAGTCGGGATAAAGTTGAAGATGGAGACACTGGAAATTCTTGTGATGCTGTTCGTGTTTCAGTTCTGGTACGTGGTTCCTGCAGTTATCAATTATTTCTACATGTTTTTTGCTTCCGGTATTCGTTTATCAATTACTTTATTATTGTGATTAGATGACGGACCCATCATCTCCCCTTGTTAGCTAAAAGCTTCTCTCtcactttctttctctctctcattcaaaaaattatggtaAGAGAGAACCGATTGGAACTATGGGGTGTTGTCCTTTTTAATTGAACGCACGACTTTTAGGATTTCTTTTGATGTGAGATATAATGGAAGTAGAGTTGATAGAGGAGTATGGAAAGATGGTGTcctcttttttcatttagCTTGCAGTTGCAGGCTGGTTAGAAGAGGGTATTATAAAACTATTGGCTTTATCTGCACTTAAAGTTTTGATGATTATATGGTGTGAAGGGAGGTCGTCAGTAAAAGTGGAGTGGTGGAGGTGTATAAAATCAACTCAAATGGGGTAAAGAAAGGATTGTCATTCTGGAAGGAAGTATATACCCAAAGCGGGGTCGGAAGATTTTTAAGAAAGCAGTGAggtgtttttctttgaaagaGAAGGGGCTTTTGGGAAGTTTGATGATGTGGTGGAAAGGAGGATGCATAGAACGAACTTATagtataaatgaaaaataggtGTTTTGTGGGATTGAGTGGAGCAAGGTGATTAGAAAAGCAATGTGGAAAAAGGAGGAAAGAATAAAGGAGGTAAAAGGAGACTTTTGCGGGAATATTGtaattgaaagaaattgtATTTAAGTATTCGAGAGTTAAGGTTAGGAAATGGATTGAAAATGTAGTTTTGGGAGGATGGTCGGTTGGAAGGAGGGTCCTTGTTGATTAAGTATCCAAATTTGCATGATCTGGTGTTCAAAACAGTGAATGATGTGTGGATTCAAGTGTATTGAGTTGTAACAATAAAACAAGAATGGCTTTTGAAGTAAAGGAGAACGATTTAATGTTGCTGCTGGATTTGTTGAAGAATTTTGGATTATAGGAAGACGCGGGAAAGAGGGTGCGATTGCTGTAAAATGGCGGTAATTTATCATGTGGTGTTTAGCGCAGAGATTGGTTAATGGCATGATCTTCTTTGTTTAACTATTTGGATAAAATGTATTTGTGTGGATAGGTTGTCTTGTAGGTCTCAATTAGTGGAAAGAATGCGACGAAGACATACTTTGTGGATTTTAAATCCTTCCCAGTGGTGCTTGTGTTATTCGGATAGTGAAGATttgcctctttttttttttttcttttgttattttagtAGGAAATGAGGAATTTAGTACTTCAATTGGCTGAACTTGATTAAATATTTGGTCGAATATAAACTGTTactatttaattcattaacATGTTTTATGTTATACATTTTATCATGGTATAcatgatttataaatatattatgtttttaatgtaatcctccattttaaaatttaaaatttaaattcactgaaaatataaaaattcttCTTTAATCTCCATTTTCCGAATTTGTCTTTCATAGGTGTTTCTTATTCTTCCTAGTTGTGCTAAATGCTTGCAGAATTTAGTTGACCTTGCTGGTTCGGAGCGTGCTGCAAAAACTGGTGCCGAGGGTATTCGTCTTAAAGAGGGTTCCCACATTAATAAAAGCTTGATGACACTGGGAACtgtcattaaaaaattaagtgaaGGTGCTGAGAGTCAAGGgtaggtttcttttttttttttttttttcacttcttTGCTGCTTAAAAGAAGGATTGTTGCTGGATGCATGGTTGCTTATTTGATTTATGTTGCAGGAGCCATGTCCCCTATCGTGACAGCAAACTTACTCGTATTTTGCAACCTGCACTCGGTGGAAATGCAAACACAGCAATTATATGCAATATCACTTTAGCACAGGTATCATCTTTTTCCACCAGAGggattttctttattgttcttttaagTAGTGATACTTTGTTACATCAATTTCTTTGAAGTAGGAAGGATATAAATTCAAGTTACCATTCAGAAAAATAAGGCTTTACTCGTGAAATGGGTATGGGAATTCGTAAAAGAACCTAACAAGTTGTGGCACATGTATTCTATgttcaaaagtaaaagaagatATCAATCATCTCCTCTTTCCTTGTAGTATTGTAATTTCAGCTGGAAACTACAGTCGGcgttatttcaaaatttcggatTTTCATGGGTTCTCAAGTCTAGACCAGAAAGCTATCTTTTCTGGTAATTGGTGGGCATagaaagcaaataaaatattgtggaTTAATTTCGTCAAAGTTTTATTTGGGTCTATGATCTGGAAGGAATTTCAGAATTTTGTAAGGCAAAAATTTCTAGTGGGGAGAAAGACTAGATTTCATCAAACTCTTTGACTTCTTGGCGTGTTAGTTTCCTGCATTTCagtaattttcttctttagaaGTTCACTCTGGCTAGACTTCTCTCCTAATGTTTTTCATTATTAGTTATTCTCATATCCCATTTGAAAAGTTTCTTGTAATCTTCCTTTAGATAGGATTTTCTCGcacttttgtaatttcaattCATCAATGCATTTGTTtattatccaattttttttatagctatTTTGTTAGAAGAGTTCTGTATAAGTTTTTTGTGGCAGCTTTATTAGTTTGGTTGGATGGAGAGTATTGTAATTGGGGATATTTTAGAGAATTACATATTTGCATTTGTTTTTGAGTTAGATGCTAGAATCTTGTGACATTTGGTACCTTTCAATGGTAAGtctgtttctgtttctatAATCTataaaacaatttcataaaaaatctTGTTACCATTTTGGGTTCAATTCTGTTTTTAGCTCAATAGCCCTTCAAGGCTTAAAGTGTGATTATTTGATTTCGTGTTTACAAATATGAAAGGtatatctatttaattttctcttaCTGAAGTGCCTCGAATTGGTTGTAGACTTCCTAGATTTTAGCAGTCTGTTGAGCACCTGATTGCTTCATTACATATGTTTGAAGGAAGTGTGTATATCTATTACTTCATCCTGATTGCTAAGTTCCTTGATTTGGCGACAGATTCATGCAGATGAGACGAAAAGTACCCTCCAGTTTGCTAGTAGAGCATTACGTGTCACTAACTGCGCTCACGTGAATGAGGTTTTGATCTATACTTaggtttcatttcttttttccctcgTTCCATCTCAGATATTTATGCTTTCCTCTGAATAAGTTGATATTTCTGGGCCCACATTTGCTTTTTGTCATTGTGCTTATCCACTTGGTTCATCCAGTTCAATGCTTTAATTCTTTCCTGTAGATTTTAACTGATGCTGCTCTGTTAAAGCgtcaaaagagagagattgaggAGCTTCGAGCCAAATTGCAGGTTAGACcatatcttctttttctttttcttccttttttccctCCTAATAAAAAGGTCAGACTAAtcttttgttctgtttctATGTTTCAGGGTTCCCATTCAGAGCATTTAGGGGAGGAGATCCTCAACTTGAGAAATACATTATTACAGGTCAGCAACAAATGTTAATATGATGATCTTTTGTAGGATGCACGGACTTATCCTGGAAGTTTCTATATGCATGTCAGATTGAACTGGAGAGGGAGCGAATGGCTCTGGAGTtggaggaggaaaagaaagtgCAGTCCGAATGGGAGAAGAGGGTGCAGGAGCAAgctaagaaaattgaaaatttgagttCTATGGTGCTTTATTCAAAAAGAGATGATAACcatgatgaaattaaaaaggttCACAAAATAAAAGTGTATTGCATTGATTACAGTTTtctaatttcatctttttacaGATTTATGCCTATTGGGAGGTTTCTTATGATCACCTTGGCCTTTGGGGATTTctctcatcattttttttttgtacattccctctttttttattattagaaGTTCGTTTCttatcaaaaagaaaatattttgcattaatatgtttttctgACTTCTTTTGTCTAGTCTGTACATGTTCCATCTCATTTTTGTTATACtgctttattattttctatctGACGTCATGTCTAGTTCTCTGCTATTATCCTTTGCTTCCGATTAGTCTTCTTATCACATCTATTCagagtttctttttaaaaattgtacctttttttttacgtaAAAATTGTACTCTTCAATATTGTAGAATAAGAGAAGGGATACATGGTGTCCAGGAAATATTTCACGGAAGCCCCTTGGAGAGGtaaaattgttcttattatatTAGCACATGGTTTATATCATGTGTCGCGATTCCctagtatttgaattttgaacacTAATGAAACCATCCTACTGTATGCTTTCCAAGTAGTTTAATAGATTTTgagatattatttgtttttggttgCTTAGCTAATGATTGCTAGAGATAATCTAATGATGTGTAAGCTAGATGGTTAGAGTAGAGTTCACAAGATGGATGTTGGTTAGAAAAGAAACCAACAACGGAGAGAAGaataaatgtgaaaatatTTGCATTAGTTTTGACACTGTAGTCATTAATGGGAGAGCTGAGGACTCTCCTGAAAACTCCTCAAATTGCATCTTATATTCGTCTTTCCTTTATTTCGAGTAAAATTAAAGCGGATATCTCTTCCGTACTTTTTCCATACATTTTTTTGTACTGATGCTGATATATGAAATGTTCTTGCAAATTTAGGTCGATTCAACCATCCAATCTATTGCTTCGGCTGTGAAGCCTGTAAAATCCAACCGTGAAATGGGACCACTTCTTCCCTTCGAAGAACTGATGGATGACACTGACGTTTCTAAGGGGGAAACTTGCAAAAAGGGTGAGAGTGATCAAAAGAATGTATTAGAAGGGTGTGCTTTTCCAGATCCCTGCGCATTATTGCATGTTACCAATAGGAGAAAAGTGGCATCGAAGAAAAAAAGCTTACCGGGAGTATGGCACTTGTCTTTTActctttagtttttaaattgaaattatggCATTaacattgttataaatttggCAGGACAGTGATGTAGTAGATGTCCAAGAAGCATACGAAGATTTGCTTTTAAGGTTTGAAAGTGAGGTATTATTTAGTCTCTCTACCCCAATATTAGCATGACCTCCCCCCTCCtaatctttctttccttttaatccttatttatttgtttataatttttttttttttgtagaaaaCTGTGAGTGATATAAAAATTGACTGCTTAACAAGGAAGCTTGCTGAAATTGATGATCACTATCATGTCAAAAGAGGTGACTTTAATGGGGACAAACAGATGAGTTTACGGGAATCGGAAGCCATCCTTGTTATCAAGCGACTTCAAGAACGGGTGTTTTGATCatctctttattattttatatcacAATTCACTTGCGAGCCAAacataaatttcttaaaaagtaGGACACGAACATGTTGGGAATACATTTATATATACGTGTCTATAGTTATATATTCACTTCTTTATTGATAAAACATGTAAAATTGACATAAAAACAAGATATACTAAACAGTCACTGAATCTCAAAAACAAGATAAGGATATGATAGTGTAATACTTTAGGATTGATTGACATGTAAGGATTCAATCTGAatgtcattttgtttttcctaatttttaggttaaataatatttagagTCATGTTTGCGCTGTATTTTAGCCATgcctaaaatttaatatatatatatatatatatatatatatttttcaaacatgCCTTTAGCATGTCGGACGTGTTCGAAGCGTGTTCGAACATATCCCTATTCGACACGAACACTTTGCCTGGCAAGGTGTCCATGCTTCGTAGCTAATATATGTACATTATTCAgtctttcaattcatttacGGTATTTTCTTAGTCGGTACATGCCATCGCTTATGTTgggatttcttttttatttttcattccgccctttataatttgttatttatttcacaGATAATGATTTTGGAAATGGAGAGATCTTCAAGTCAGCAAAATCTTGATAATGTTGTGGAGCTTGCAACAGAGCAAAATATATGTGCTAGGGAAAAGTTTGACGAGGTAAGTACGGTTCAAATGCCCCCATCTTACTTTGTTTTGCTATTTAACTTGCTATAAATATCTTTATAGGTGCTTTGTAAGGTTGAAAATATTGATGTCAATATTAAAGTTTGATATTCATAActcatatttaattatttatgatatatcaatttataatttatggtTTGGGAAAAATCACAGATATCACaaaagcttttaaaatttttgtgaatttcttaaaaaagcTACAATAACTTATTTAAATCATGGCactattatattatttaggAACATACGACTTTAAAgtcaaaagttaaaaaattccCTTGTTGTAATATTGACAGAAATCGTAAGTTTGTTTAAAAATGTCCTTGCCACTAATATATGGACAAAAACCTTTATCTATACCCCATCATCtccctctttcattttctctctcctctcacACTTTCccatttctcatatttttttctccttattCAATACCAtcttaatcattttctttcattcctCAATCTCTAAAACTTacttaaagtaaaaaatatgaaatctcCCATTTATGAGCAAGTGTccaaatataagaaatttcaacaccaaaattgtaaatttctttaaaattatcttGAGTTGAGAAGTAACCAATTTGGAAAGTCACAagatattcttattttttcacCCAGATACTCTCTTTTCCCtcattcattctcttcttATCTTTGCAATCAAACGTGACCCAAACTTTGGGTTAAAGAATTAAATCCAACAAAGTCCAAAGATCAAAATCTCCTCTCAAAACACAGGAAAACGATAGAATCACCAAATACGAAAAGGGtcgataaaaaaatatcaccTTTGCTACAAATTTGGTTAtgtacatgttttttttttttcttttccttcccaTTGTACATAAAAGGTACCTTTTTATTGCAACATTCTTTTTACAGTTTCTCTCAGTAGTTCACGTTTATCTTGATAGTAGTTATTTGGTTTTTGAGTTGAGTTTATCTTATATGGCTTTGTTGTTAAGTAATATTGTGAGGTTGAGTaagtttttaaacttttgtagCTATCTGAAGAGCTGCATTATGCACGTGAAGAAGCCAGGGTAGCTCGTGAGAAGCTTAATTCCCCGGTCTCTGTAAGAAACCTCCATAGACCTTCCACCTTCGATTATGGTTTTGAATTATTTGGTCTTGCCTTTCTCTAATTTTCTGTGTACGTTTCTTTATATGTTAGAAGTTNG is part of the Cucurbita pepo subsp. pepo cultivar mu-cu-16 chromosome LG03, ASM280686v2, whole genome shotgun sequence genome and encodes:
- the LOC111790936 gene encoding kinesin-like protein KIN-7O, with translation MERIHVTVRARPLSAADAKTSPWRISGNSIFIPNHPNKFDFDRVFGEDCSTFEVYQARTKEIVASAVRGFNGTVFAYGQTNSGKTHTMRGSPTEPGIIPLAVNNLFDVIHQDADREFLLRMSYMEIYNEEINDLLVPEHRKLQIHESLERGIYVAGLREEIVASSDQVLDLMEFGESHRHIGETNMNLYSSRSHTIFRMIIESRDKVEDGDTGNSCDAVRVSVLNLVDLAGSERAAKTGAEGIRLKEGSHINKSLMTLGTVIKKLSEGAESQGSHVPYRDSKLTRILQPALGGNANTAIICNITLAQIHADETKSTLQFASRALRVTNCAHVNEILTDAALLKRQKREIEELRAKLQGSHSEHLGEEILNLRNTLLQIELERERMALELEEEKKVQSEWEKRVQEQAKKIENLSSMVLYSKRDDNHDEIKKNKRRDTWCPGNISRKPLGEVDSTIQSIASAVKPVKSNREMGPLLPFEELMDDTDVSKGETCKKGESDQKNVLEGCAFPDPCALLHVTNRRKVASKKKSLPGDSDVVDVQEAYEDLLLRFESEKTVSDIKIDCLTRKLAEIDDHYHVKRGDFNGDKQMSLRESEAILVIKRLQERIMILEMERSSSQQNLDNVVELATEQNICAREKFDELSEELHYAREEARVAREKLNSPVSEENFDLLSILSMELQEVITEMENSKQISSSVSSLINDTSQCFYAISDMLLDLRTTIHQCAVQEKLIFNDHEEFNSKMMQKVSKIENEKLLLQSYSDDLQNQIELLKQQAHNCEELSMALSDHQNAEQTDYLAQIQTLQKEITCLSSSSLAREKESLRKDLEKTKGKLKESEVKLKNSLQEKTKLEGEKAAAEREIKRLVGQNSLLKRDINKRDSIAGRRRDSIIEKSSKGLDPDRAKSFVLPYEQILEEDHKELEVLAFELEARIASLEEQLRATSDEKEEAIFRNECLLSELETLTEKLRIANIQLTAVQDVSELKQSLEEAQIKQKNLESSIGLLEEQKEELAMHLTESLLEMEEQRAVWLSKEKAYVEAIEKKVKSHDLEVASASNEISKVMNDLESCREECEVLQHRLRSSEESERREKEFSKEKLDIIENLKNEKNKAEVENEAIQQSIRNQLLLVTKERDNLMIQIQEQQSHSIEIELLKDNTSEMLKEAKLQTEKLATRISSLEVKMHDDAVQNGKEKAKLRMRLRGTQAKLDAFRIRYQGAVDESDLMDRKYEKATADLKKKLASECIENLNLRKQLASVQGL